The sequence below is a genomic window from bacterium HR17.
GGTGGGGTTGACCCTTGCGTGGGACGACTATCGCGCCATCGGCATCGGGTTGCCCGACCGCGATGCGGTGCGGCTGGCGTTGCAACGCCGCGGCACGAACGACCCGAAACTGGTGGACAAAGTGTTGGCGCGCAAGACGGCGCTTTACGACGCGTGGCTGACGGAGCGCGTGAAAGCCTCCGACGGGATGGCGAACATCGTGCGGGCATTGGCGCAACGCTTTGTTTTGGCGATCGCGTCGGGGGCGATGCGCCACCAAATTGAAGCGGTGCTGCAGCGGGAAGGCGTGCGAGAGTGCTTTGCTGTCATCGTTAGCCATGACGATTACGAGCGCGGCAAACCCGACCCGACACCCTTTTTGCTGGCATTAGAACGGTTAAACGAAGGCGTGCAACCGCCGTTGCGCCCCCATGAATGTGTCGTTGTGGAAGATGCGCCTGCCGGCGTCCAAGCGGCGCGGGCGGCTGGGATGCGGTGCGTGGCGGTCACGACCTACTTTGAGGCGACGGAGTTGTGCGGTGCCGATGTCGTCATCGGTCATTTCGCTGATTTGCTGCAGCCTAAGGTGTGGGAGCGTTTGGGCATGCCACCATTGTTGTGATCAGGCGGGTGGGCTCTGCGCCCACCGACCGCAAATCTCCAGCGCACCGATATGGGTGGTGCCTGATGGCGGAAGCGGCGACAATCGTTACGCCTGAACAGGTCAAGGAAAACTTGCGCCAAGTGCAAGGGCGTATCGCGGCAGCGGCGCAGCGGGTCGGGCGCGACCCAGCGGAAATCGTTTTGGTCGGGGCGACCAAATCGGTGGATGTAGACCGTATCCGCGCCGCTGTTGAGGCGGGCTTGCAGCACATCGGCGAAAACTACGCCCAAGAGGCGTGGGCGAAGTATCAGCAAATCGGCGACGCTGTCACTTGGCACTTTATCGGGCGACTGCAAACCAACAAAGCAAAATTGGTCGTGCGGTTTTGCCGCTTCGTTCAGTCGCTGGACCGTTACGCGCTGGCGGAGGAATTGAACAAGCGGGCAGCACAATTGGGGCGGGTCGTGGAATGCTTGGTGGAAGTCAACATCGGCTGCGAGGTGACCAAGGGCGGCGTCCCACCCGATGCCGTGGCGGATTTCGTGCGGCAAGTAACGGTGTTGCCAAATTTGCGCGTCGTCGGGTTGATGGCGATGCCGCCGTTTTGCCCTGACCCAAACGATTGTCGCCCTTACTTTCGGGCGATGGGCGCACTCTTTGAACGGTTGCAAAAAGTGGTGGGCGCACCGCTGCGTTACTTGTCCATGGGCATGAGCCATGATTTTGAGGTGGCAATTGAGGAAGGCGCCAACATGGTGCGGATTGGCACGGCGCTTTTCGGTCCGCGCCCACTGACGAGGTGAAACGGTGATGGGATGGCTAGCACGCTTGCCCCGATGGTTTCATTTCGGCGATGAGGTAGAGGAGGCAGGTGACCCCGACGGCGTGGCGGAAGCATCCGCCCGCGAGGGCGTGCTCGCTAAGTGGCGGGTCGTGCGGGGCAAACGCTCTTCGGTCTTTGGGATCGCACCCCGCAAGTTGGACGACGCGGTCAAAGCGGCGGATAAGTTGATGGAGGGACGGGCGGTGTTCGTCAACCTACAGCACATTGACGCCGCCAAAGCCCAGCGCATCGTGGACATCTTGGCGGGTGTCACCTACGCTTTGCGAGGCACCTGCTTTCAAGTCGGGCGCCGGCTGTTTTGGTTCGTCCCGCCCAGCGTCGGCGCCGAGTGGGACGAGGAAACGGTCAAGGCGATCGCCACCCTTTTCACGGAAGTCAACGACACCGCTACCGACAACGATGCCCTGCACTTTGCGAGGTGACCGGTGTCTATGACCGCGTTGATCTGGCTCATCCACTTGGCGTTGAATGTGCTGTTTTTGCTCCTGTTAGCGCGATGTGTGATTTCATGGGTGCGTCCGTCCCATTACCATCCTGTCGTGCGCTGGGTTGAAGATGTGACCGAGCCGCTGTTGCGCCCCATCCGCAACATCTTGCCGCCTTGGAAAACTTGGGGCATTGACTTTTCACCGTTGATCGTGTTGGTGCTGGCAAACATTGCCGCCCGTGTGCTGATCAGTTTGCTTGCGGGGATAGGGTGAGCCCGCGTGATGCTGACCCCACCAGAAATCCTGCGCCGTCGGTTTCGGCGCCGGTTGTTGGGTTACTCCGTGCGGGAAGTGCAGGAGTTTTTGCACGAAGTCAGCGAGACCGTGCGGGCACTGTTGGAGGAGAACCGCTGGCTACAAGAAGAACGCGAGCGGCTGTCGGAGCGGCTCCAGAGTTACGAGGCGTTGGAACGGCATCTAAAAGACGCCATCGTCGTCGCTGAACGCATCGCTGAAGAGGTGAAGCAAACGGCACGGCGCGAAGCCGACCTCATCGTCGCCCAAGCCCGCCAGGATGCGGCGCGGTTGCGCGAAGAGGCGGAACGCGAGGTCTGTCGCGCCCTGTCGGAAGTAGAGCGCTTGCGCCAATTGCGCCAACGCTTGGAGACGGAACTACGCCATTTGCTGCAAACCTACTTGGAGTTGCTGGAACAAGCCGCTCCCCTAGCTGCCTCGGATGCGTCGGACGCATCTTCGTAAACGCGCAGCGGTCGCATAATTTAGCCTTGCTTTTGCGCCGCGCGTTCTGACATCCAACGCGGTGAACCTTGGCAAAAAGAAGCCCTTGAACGGAGGTGGCTTCCGTGTCGGTTGGTGAAGGTGTTCGTGTGGGGCTCATCGGTGTCGGCGGTATCGCCCAGGCTGCCCATTTGCCTAACTTACGGGCATTAGGGACTTCCGTAGTCGCCGTCGCTGACGCGGTCGCCGAACGAGCGCGACAAGCCGCCCAGCAATACGGTGTCCCCCACGCTTATGACGACTACCGCGCGTTGCTGAAGCGGGACGATGTCGACGCCGTTATCGTCGCCGTCCCGACTTACTTGCACTATCCCGTCGTCACCGCCGCGCTGAAGGCGGGCAAGCATGTTTTATGCGAAAAGCCGCCCGCAATGAACGAGCGCGAAGCGGAACGCATGGCGGAACTCAGCGAGCAGCAAGGCTTGGTGTTGATGTATGCGTTGCAGATGCGCTATCGCCGCGACAGCCAAGCCTTGAAGCAGTTGATTGAGCGGGGTGAACTGGGCGAGGTGTACTTGGGACGGGCTGTTTACCTGCGCCGACGAGGGGCACCTGCCGGTTGGTTCACCCGTAAATCCCAATCGGGCGGCGGTCCGCTACTGGACATCGGGGTGCATGTCATTGACCTGACTTGGTGGCTGATGGGCAAGCCGCAACCGGTCAGCGCCGCCGGCTTCACTTTCCAAAAAATCGGCGCCAAAGGCGTCCGTTTAGACCGCGGTTGGCATCCTGCCGATGTGCGGGAGCGACGGGAGCAGGAGGTCGTTTACGAAGTGGAAGATTACGCGGGTGGGTTTATCCGCTTTGACAACGGTGCAGTGCTGCTCTTTGAAGTGTCGTGGCAACTCAACGACAAAGAGCGCTGGGGCAGCACCGTTTGTGGGACGAAAGCGGGCGCATCGCTGCCGCCGCCGGAACTTTACACCGAGGTGTTGGGCGAAGGCGTGACGGTCAACTTGCGCGTGGACGAGGGCAACGCCTACCAAGAGGAGATGCGCGAGTTTCTCTCGTGCATTAAGGAGAAGCGTCAACCGCTGACCAACGCTCGCGACGGCGTGACCGTGATGAAGATGCTGACGGCACTCTACCGCTCCGCTGAGCAGGGCAAGGAAGTCAGCATCAAGTAGGGGGGTGCAGTGCCCTGCACCCCCTTTCGTTTTTGTGGGGGCGTTTAAGGCGTCGGTTCTTCACGGCTGCGGTGGCTGCGGGCGAGTTGCTCCAAGCGTCCCGTCTCCATGTAGTAAACGCGCTCCGCCATATTGGTAGCGTGGTCGGCGATGCGCTCCAAAAAGTAGGCGGCAAAAAGCAAGTAAGTTGCCTGCTCCACCAGCGATGGGTCGCGCTTCATGTAGTCCACCAACTCCGCGAACAGGCTCTCATAAAGGTCGTCCACTTGGTCGTCGTCACGGCAGACCTGAATGGCTAACTCGATGTCGCGGTTGACATACGCTTGTAAGGCGTTGTGGACCATATTCAGCGCCAATTGGGCGAGGCGAGGGATGTCCACCAGCGGCTTGAAAAAAGTTTGGCGGGCGAGGATGCGGGCGAGTTTGGCGATGTCAACGGCGTGGTCGCCGATGCGCTCTAAGTCGGTCACAATCTTCAGCGCCGTCCCGATGAGGCGCAAGTCCCGCGCCATCGGTTGCTGCAGCGCCAGCAACCGCATCGCCTTCGTCTCAATTTCCACATCCAAATCGTCAGCGATGTCGTCTTCGCGGATGACTTCGTTGGCGAGGGCGATGTCTTGTGTCGTCAGGGCTTTCATCGCCTTGGCGACGGCACCTTCCACGAACCGCCCCATGCGCAACAAATCGTCCTGCAACTCTTGCAGTTGCTCCTCAAACGACTTGCGGATGGTGACCGCCATGTCGGTTCGCCCCCTTGCCGACGGTTTTAGCCGAACCGCCCCGTGATGTAGGCTTCGGTGCGGGGGTCGTCGGGCTTGGTGAAAATTTTCTCCGTCGGTCCGAACTCAACCAGTTCGCCGTTCAGGAAAAACGCCGTGAAGTCGGAGATGCGGGCGGCTTGTTGCATGTTGTGGGTAACGATGACGATGGTGTAACGGCTCTTGAGTTCGTAGAGCAGGTCTTCCAACCGCAAGGTCGCTGTCGGGTCCAACGCCGAGGCGGGTTCGTCCAGCAAGATGACTTCAGGTTCCACTGCCAACACGCGGGCGATGCACAAACGCTGTTGCTGACCGCCAGAAAGTTCCAGCGCCGAACGGTGCAGACGGTCTTTCACTTCATCCCACAACGAAGCGTCTTTGAGGGCGCGCTCCACGATTTCTTGCAGGCGGCGTTTGTCGCGGATACCGTGAATGCGCGGACCGTAAGCCACATTGTCAAAGATGCTCTTAGGGAAAGGGTTGGGCTTTTGAAAGACCATTCCGACGCGACGGCGCAGCGTGACGACATCCACACCGTTGCCGTAAATGTTCACACCATCCAGCAAAACCTCGCCTTCCACTCGCACGCCGTCCAACAAGTCGTTCATGCGGTTGAGGCAGCGCAGGAACGACGATTTGCCGCACCCCGACGGTCCGATGACAGCGGTGATGCGGTTGGCGTAAATGTCCAAGTTGATGCCCTTGAGGGCGTGAAATGCGCCGTAGTAAAGGTGCAAGTTGCGCGTGCGGATTTTAATGGGCGGCGTTTCCGCTATCGGCGTCGGTTCTGTCGCCCGATCTATGACTGGGCGCACCGTCAATTCGCTCATCGCTATTGTCCCCCCGCATGGCAGCGTCGCTATGATTTTAACACCGCATCGCTCGGCGTTGGGCTATCAAGGCGCGCGACGGGTGTAAGTTACGGTAATCGCTGTGCGGTCAGTGCACTTTGAGCGGGGAGCGACGAAGCATGTTGGAAGCGACTTTTTTGCACTTGCGAGGTATGACGGCAGCGCTGGAGCGCCAACTGTGGGAAGCAGGCATTTCCAGTTGGCACGATTTTTTAGCGCGCTGTCAAGCGGGCACTCTACCTTTCTCGGTGCGCCCCGAATGGTTGGCGTTAGTGCGCCAATCTATTGCCCAACTGGAACGGGGCAATGTGGCGTTTTTCGCCCAACTCTTGCCCGCTGCCGAACATTGGCGCCTTTACGGCGCGTTCCGACACCGCACCGTTTTTCTGGACATTGAGACGACGGGTCTGACCGACCGCGACCGCGTGACAGTGGTCGGGTTGTTCTACGGCGAGCGCTACGAGGCGTTCGTGGACGGGCAAAACATGGAGAGGTTGCCCGACACTTTGCGTCAATTTGCCGTTTTGGTCACCTTTAACGGTGAAGGGTTTGACCTGCCCTTTTTGCGCAAACTGTTTCCGCAGTTGGCGTTGCCACCCGTGCATTTGGATGTGCGGGCGCTGCTCAA
It includes:
- the afr_6 gene encoding 1,5-anhydro-D-fructose reductase, which produces MSVGEGVRVGLIGVGGIAQAAHLPNLRALGTSVVAVADAVAERARQAAQQYGVPHAYDDYRALLKRDDVDAVIVAVPTYLHYPVVTAALKAGKHVLCEKPPAMNEREAERMAELSEQQGLVLMYALQMRYRRDSQALKQLIERGELGEVYLGRAVYLRRRGAPAGWFTRKSQSGGGPLLDIGVHVIDLTWWLMGKPQPVSAAGFTFQKIGAKGVRLDRGWHPADVRERREQEVVYEVEDYAGGFIRFDNGAVLLFEVSWQLNDKERWGSTVCGTKAGASLPPPELYTEVLGEGVTVNLRVDEGNAYQEEMREFLSCIKEKRQPLTNARDGVTVMKMLTALYRSAEQGKEVSIK
- a CDS encoding Phosphorylated carbohydrates phosphatase — translated: MPVRALIFDFDGVLVDSERIQFEALQVALREVGLTLAWDDYRAIGIGLPDRDAVRLALQRRGTNDPKLVDKVLARKTALYDAWLTERVKASDGMANIVRALAQRFVLAIASGAMRHQIEAVLQREGVRECFAVIVSHDDYERGKPDPTPFLLALERLNEGVQPPLRPHECVVVEDAPAGVQAARAAGMRCVAVTTYFEATELCGADVVIGHFADLLQPKVWERLGMPPLL
- the sepF gene encoding Cell division protein SepF, producing the protein MGWLARLPRWFHFGDEVEEAGDPDGVAEASAREGVLAKWRVVRGKRSSVFGIAPRKLDDAVKAADKLMEGRAVFVNLQHIDAAKAQRIVDILAGVTYALRGTCFQVGRRLFWFVPPSVGAEWDEETVKAIATLFTEVNDTATDNDALHFAR
- the divIVA gene encoding Septum site-determining protein DivIVA codes for the protein MLTPPEILRRRFRRRLLGYSVREVQEFLHEVSETVRALLEENRWLQEERERLSERLQSYEALERHLKDAIVVAERIAEEVKQTARREADLIVAQARQDAARLREEAEREVCRALSEVERLRQLRQRLETELRHLLQTYLELLEQAAPLAASDASDASS
- the pstB3_2 gene encoding Phosphate import ATP-binding protein PstB 3, giving the protein MSELTVRPVIDRATEPTPIAETPPIKIRTRNLHLYYGAFHALKGINLDIYANRITAVIGPSGCGKSSFLRCLNRMNDLLDGVRVEGEVLLDGVNIYGNGVDVVTLRRRVGMVFQKPNPFPKSIFDNVAYGPRIHGIRDKRRLQEIVERALKDASLWDEVKDRLHRSALELSGGQQQRLCIARVLAVEPEVILLDEPASALDPTATLRLEDLLYELKSRYTIVIVTHNMQQAARISDFTAFFLNGELVEFGPTEKIFTKPDDPRTEAYITGRFG
- the phoU gene encoding Phosphate-specific transport system accessory protein PhoU; the protein is MAVTIRKSFEEQLQELQDDLLRMGRFVEGAVAKAMKALTTQDIALANEVIREDDIADDLDVEIETKAMRLLALQQPMARDLRLIGTALKIVTDLERIGDHAVDIAKLARILARQTFFKPLVDIPRLAQLALNMVHNALQAYVNRDIELAIQVCRDDDQVDDLYESLFAELVDYMKRDPSLVEQATYLLFAAYFLERIADHATNMAERVYYMETGRLEQLARSHRSREEPTP